A genomic segment from Microbulbifer elongatus encodes:
- the hemJ gene encoding protoporphyrinogen oxidase HemJ, with the protein MLWVKAFHIISMVCWFAALFYLPRLFVYHIDATDAVSRDRFQIMERRLYRGIATPSMLATLAFGIWLITFNPEYYKSAGWLHAKLTLVVLLIGYHHICGSYVKKFAAGTVTKSGRYFRIFNELPVLALLAIVILAVVRPF; encoded by the coding sequence ATGCTTTGGGTTAAGGCCTTTCACATCATCTCTATGGTCTGCTGGTTTGCCGCACTGTTTTACCTTCCCCGGCTGTTTGTGTACCACATCGACGCCACCGACGCGGTGAGCAGGGACCGCTTCCAGATCATGGAGCGACGCCTGTACCGGGGCATCGCCACACCCTCGATGCTGGCCACCCTGGCATTCGGTATCTGGCTGATCACCTTCAATCCCGAGTACTACAAGTCTGCGGGCTGGCTGCACGCCAAGCTTACCCTCGTCGTACTGCTGATCGGCTACCACCACATCTGCGGCAGCTACGTGAAGAAGTTTGCCGCGGGCACGGTGACCAAAAGCGGGCGCTATTTCCGCATCTTCAATGAGCTGCCAGTGCTGGCATTGCTGGCGATCGTGATTCTCGCCGTGGTGCGCCCCTTCTGA